The DNA sequence tagtgcgattcgaaatctcactggattctcatttccactgtgacatatataaTGTATAGCCTATTGCTTCTATCGCCTGACCCACCACACAGTGTCACGTGTCAGAAGAAAGGTTAAGAAAGTGTAAAGCGGACAAGAAGAAACAAGCGAAGATGATTAGTTAGCAAATGAAAGATAAGACAGAAAAGCCTTGATGTAACAGGAGGGGAGGATAGTGGATCGGGGGCGGCAGGAATTtgtgagggtggggggggggggggggggggggtaaaggaaTTTTATGAGAGATGTGAACAAAAGAAGACAAACGGAAACGGACTGGTAGGGGTTAGCGTTGGGTTGGGGTAGGGGCTGAGTTCGGGGGGAGGGGTGTAACAATAATGATAAAAAAATGGGGAGAGAGTCTGGGGATAGCGAAGGGGTAGATAGGTGTGTAAAGCTGATAAGAATTGTATTGTCTGGAGAAACAGAAAACATAAAAtgaaaggagaaaaagaagagacgaaaagacagagacatactgaggacggctgccacaacaatgagaCGCTGTGCAAACGGCCGGTTTTTAtcatctttgagcagcgtctgaccatagtggcagccgtcttcaggacggctgggaacggaagctagaacggatgtgtggaatgcgggtatgacaactcagtgtgtgagagcacTAGCGTTGCGTTACCATTGCGTTAAGTTCCATTAACGATCCATGAGTTCCGTTGCCGACGTGGTAAGGTTCCATTACCATTCATTTGGAACGGGTGGGGAATGGCTAcaattttgaacatgcagccagAACTCACCCGTCCCAACCGTTCCTACCGTCCAAAGGAGTTCCGTTAACGTCCATTGGCGTTCCATTAAGGTCCCCCTCCAGATCCCTCCCATTCCCGTGCCGTTTCTTGGTcgctacgggaacgggaccttgaacggatgtgtggaatggggtaTTCCAGAGAAACAAAGACGGGCAGAgacacgtacagacacagaatgacagacagaaagcAACAACATGCACACGCATGAGGTACAACATAAACTGCAAGAAAAAGACAGTAAGTACGGCGCAGAATGAGACGAATGGAGCTGGGAGGGGAGCGGCCATGTACACTTGGACAGTGTTAAAGACAAGAGgatgtatcttcttcttcttcttggcgttcgcagaggttacgcgatcagtccagcactggtgataaatgttgtcgttttctccaactcctgtcgactgccatatagtttggtctgcaagggagttggtgacggccacacttcttttcgttcctcatctagtaagggacatcgctgtaagatgtgttccgctgtttggtcttcttgaccgcaggcacaggttggtgatggcgtcagcttgaactttcggttcatgtgagcattgagcctgttgtggccagtacgcagcctgatgaggttgacttgctgctctctggacattgtgtggtagtcatctctgtttgagGATGTATGAACAATACGTGGCGGGAGAgaggggccggggggggggggggatggtagGAGATACTGAGTTCAAAGAAAATAATGCGTGGCTCGAGCGCTCACTCACTAACAGTGTGAAGTGAAGTTAGCGAAGAAGGAGGGaataaaataaatcaaaaaGCAAAGACACTGCGCTGCCAACGTTTCAAAtgtcaaaatcaaaaaacaaagaaaggtaAGGTGTTGGAACGTTTCTTTTTGACAACAaaatacgttacattcacagGTATTTCTACCCAGCGGTCTTTTTGCCAGATAAGTCTGTTtctgttaaaggtggtcgtcttcatttttgctttttttcaataatctagatcttatggttagatttcgatacaaaattaagtcaaatgatgaatgaaccgtggggaaaaaaattatagaaaaaaaaatatatgtaaaattttttttattttttgggggtagcgtgactcacgcttccaatattttgttttctgcttgctgagaacatgtgctttgcctaaaactactgaccaatcaaattcatgtcactatgcttatagccacgcccaaacaagtgcagcaacagtatgacactggagcgctgtccacgcttttttttaaacgcacgaaatgcacgggatttgagaggagttttgcgcttggcattttccaaataaggatatcctactatgagtactacgctggaatactacaatgaattttcaaacggctacactggcttcgtctttcctgatcgaaagggggtgtattgttgatatttgtagataatagactctgcattgtaatggtcaaatggcgatttcggtataaaaatgtagacaaggacctttaaattgagtacgtgtttgtttgtgcacaTACAAAACCGCTGGAtagaaatatctgtgaatgtaacgtattgtGTTGTCAATACCAAACGTTTGTTTTTTGATGATGAAGAAGGAGGGGTTCAGGgcggatgggggtgggggggggggcggtggggGGCTGACGAGAAGGCATGTGTGGCCGGGCTAGGAGATGGGCGAGCCAAGTTCAAGTTATCTCTTAGATATATGTCTACTGTATAAACAGTGTGAAATGAAGTTAGCGAAGGGGGAGGGgcggagtggggggggggggggggggagtgtgtgaCGCGAAGGCATGTGTGGCCGGGCTAGGAGATGGGCCAACCAAGTTGAAGTTGTCTGTTGGATAAAGTACTATATAACGCTTCCTGTTGTGCGAATTGTTAGAAAGCAGTGCTACTGACTGGTCGGAATCGTCAAACGCACAGGAAGGGGACTGAGGTATGTCTAATTTTCTTACCTtgggtctgtctgcctgtctgtctgcctgtttgtctgtctgtctgtctgtctgtctgtctgtctgtctgtctgtctgtctgtctgtctgtctgtctgtctgtcttctctcttctctcttctcacTTTTGTCTTTCGTGTGagttttaccgtcgatcactttctTTGTTTAACTTCAACACTGTGCATGCTTTGCGTGTTTGCTGATTGCTTTTTCATTTTCGATTTGTATTTtgtcgttttgtgtttgtttgtgtgtccttATTATGTCATTgtgatgtgtgtttgcttgttgtacTTGTTTATTATTCATTAGAATGTTGTATCAGATGTTAGGACTGGTGGTAAGAAAAGGCTACCTTTGAAAAATAAACTCCATCATCTTCACTACCATCACCTTTCTTGGTTGGTTACCTaagttttacgtcctcacaggaactagagcctattagggacatgaagtgTTTATATGCTATTCTTGGTTTTCCGTTAAACACATGTTTTTGGGGGTTTCTGTTGCAGCCTACGATATTACGCTGCACTGCATTCAATATTGTAGAGGGAACATCTTGGTATAACATCAATATAACAAAGTGAATCTTGAAGTTCAGAACCTGACATTTGCAGGGCACCTTTCTATCTAGGTGGACAGGTTACAAAAggatgtgttttgtgttttttgttctctTTCTCTTAATTTCTGTTtatgtatttgtctgtctgtctgtctgtctgtctgtctgtctgtctgtctgtctgtcccctatAAAGACCATTGGGTCAATGTACTTGTggatgtcttgttttgttaaaaaTTAAAACGTTTCAGAACTTtaccattctttttttttttattcttgaatTTGAACCGTTAGAAGTCTGTATAATTATTCAGGCTGTTTTGGATTTCTCTTTCTACTTATGTATTTTCTCTCATCTGCAAAGTACATGTGTGTATTGGCCTTGGTAGATGATTTTGTATGATTATaacttttgctttttttctaaTTTTTGTCTGCGTGTATATTTGTATGCaaagctgtctgtctgtctgtctgtctgtctgtctgtctgtctgtctgtctgtctgtctgtctgtctgtctgtctggctggctggctgtctgtcgtCTTCGTGCCGCGTTTTCGTCTtcgtcttttttgtttgtttgattctttctttctttcgttctttgtttgtttgtttctttcttgctttctgtctttcgttctttctctgcgtgtttttttgttgttgtctttgttgacTAATTATTCAATCAATGACTTAGATATAAATGATTGTAAGTTACACCCCATAACCAACATCCTAGCCGCTCTCCGCCGACTGTGCAGGGCGTGACATTTTTGCTGAATTAGTTATGTAACTTAAACCTACTTCAACGTGCAAAAAAACttaattaaaaataaatcccgAAGCCACACAGGAGGCAACCAAGCTGTTGAATGTTGGTTTATGTCCGAGTGAAATGAGCTCTTAccacatgtaaaagcctgggtaAATCTTCGATGGTTTTTTATGACGGCTTACCAGCGCCAAAACCTGTAGGGTTAAtgtttcacgtgaaaattagtaattaacaatGTTTTcagtcacagtagtcggactcttagagtccgcactgagaggctccaacgtccggcaaacatcgctctcacactatttctgaaatatcttttaatcGAAGGCCTAATCGAGAAAGTTATCCGACatgaagatgcatgtcacagttttctgctGTAGCGCTTTcctaaacgttgttttgggtatcttagaaaaggaGAATCGACCCGACATCTTTCGAATCGATGCTGTTTGTGGCAGACtgacttttgatcggctgtggtctcacacgtTCACATATATCTTCCAATATGATTCtttattcaacaagttgtcgggcagacagctgtacctcatatttgtttccacttCCACATTCATAAATGTGCTctgtagtgtattagtgaaggacaatTGATCCAaaaatgttcgaaccgagagaggaaaaatggcggccggccggacatgtgctaaaggtccgaccactagcagacggatctcttcgATCGAgactctcacactttcacaaattaATATCTTTCGATAAAATTCCTTATTAAACAAGTTATCGGACAGACAGCTGTAGCTCACGGTTTTCTACAAATGCACTCAGCTCTTATTattaatttgcatcggattaaagaactatggacaaAAAAAGTTTCGAACCGAGATATTGTTTGCTAAGCTggtgtaacagtcgcgcatgggcattgaacctccacagtcacgaggcacatgataattagtaattaacacgcgAAAATTActactttgtttgttttggcgctagtaagccgtcaggaagcgagccaaaactgaaaattagcaattaacacttgaaaactattaattaacacttgaaaattagtcattttcacggcataattgtaattttctcgtgaaaattagtcattttcacgtgttaataacGAATTTTCAGTTTTTGCACTAGTAAGCCGCCATAGGTTTTCAAAATCCTTTTCACGCAAAGTAAGATCAGGGCTCACCACAGTGCGCGTCagtgcgtcctatacgcactagaagccaaacaacacgtactagaaatgtatggagagcgggtcctgggacgcactaacatttcctttatcgtgcgtaccgtagataccattaatgttttataagtacacaaGGACCTTTCGGCCTTTGGACCCTTAGGACCCTCTgaaattctgcagtgggggtccatggaccctctaaaaattgaaagtgggtgCGTCCGTGGGTAGCCCTGAAGATGTCTTTAAACTGCTGTGCACTCGCTATTTCGATTATTAAatggagagaagaaaaaaaaccatactGACTCTGCTGGAGTGATAAGATTTTGGAAAATATACGTTACAAAATAATGTTACTTTAACGTGAAAACCAACGACCATTTACACCGTCGAACAGAATGATAATTGCATTAACTATTAATCTTATCTGAAttttaattattaattaatctgaattttggaacgttggcagtctctttgtttttggatttatgtGTCCTTAACTGTTGTATATATACTTGTGTGCGATTAACATTACCCGCCACTCAGTAGTAACAAGTATGTGAtagtactttttacatttagtcaagttttgactaaatgttttaacgtagaggggggaatcgagacgagggtcgtggtggtgtatgtgtgtgtatgtgtgtagagcgattcagagtaaactactggaccgatctttatgacattttacatgagagttcctgggtgtgatatccccagacattttttttctcatttttttgataaatgtctttgatgacgtcatatccggcttttcgtgaaagttgaggcggcactgtcacgctctcatttttcaaccaaattggttgaaattttggtcaagtaatcttcgacaaagcccggactttggtattgcatttcagcctggAGGCAtacaatttaattaatgagtttgctcattaaagttgtcattaaaatcgatttttcgcaaacagatttaaaattgattgcatcgtattcttcatcacattctgaatctgaaatagatatatacatatgtcatgtttactcttaaaatgtgatcacaattaacgaaaatagaataattagtcttacgattaaaatgtaagaaatcgatccaaaaatgatgtcatctcattcgtgatcatttcctgattccaaaaacatatagatatgataggttgtattcaaaacaagctcaaaaatttaacaagaatacagaaaagcgcgctttcctgctaagcacaatacgctaccgcgctaatctggcgtgtcaatatcactaccttttgcacgtggaaggtgagcgatttccttcacgcggggattgacgaagctgtactgtcttagtgaataaatacagtgcgttcagtttcatcccgtgagttcgacagcttgactaaatgtagtaatttcgccttacgcgacttttttttatcAGAAACAACATCTGTTTTCGCATAATATTTGTAAGATCTTTGTAACATAAAGTGTGTCATCGAATGCGGTCATTACATGTATGCAACCTCGTGGATTTTAATTGTTTGCATTAAGTCAaaatgtgattttttttctgtcacaGAAAAACTTCAAAATGAAGCTGTCCGGTTGTCTCCTTGCGTCTCTGGTGCTTCACTGCGCATGCGCCAAGTCCATCTCTATCCCGGTAAGTCAGAAACATGTtcggtgtgtgtgggtgtgtgtgtgtgtgtgtgtgtgtgtgtgtgtgtgtgtgtgtgtgtgtgtgggtgtgtgtgtgtgtgtgtgtgtgtgtgtgtgtgggtgtgtgtgtgtgtgtgtgtgtgtgtgtgtgtgtgtgtgtgtgtgtgtgtgtgggtgtgtgtgtgtgtgtgtgtatgtgtgtgtgtgtgtgtgtgtgtgtgtgtgtgtgtgggtgtgtgtgtgtgtgtgtgggtgtgtgtgtgtgtgtgtatgtgtgtgtgtgtgtgtgtgtgtgtgtgtttgtgtgtgtgtgtgtgtgtgtgtgtgtgtgtgggtgtgtgtgtgtgtgtgtgggtgtgtgtgtgtgtgtgtgtatgtgtgtgagtgtgtgtgtgtgtgtgtgtgtgtgtgtgtgtgtgtgtgtgtgtgtgtgttgggttgtgtgtgtgtgcgtgcgtgcgtgcgtgtgtgttcgtgtgtatgtgtgtgtttgcgtgtgtgtgtgtgtgtgttcagttttcAATGAATCATAGGTCTTCCCACAATTACTTCACCAATGAATTATTTGCATTTTAGACCTAGAATGAAATAGTAGTATACTGTTCTCCTTTGTCTTGCTCAGCAAATACATTGTGAATAACATTTTAATGTAAGATTAGTTTGGCCGTACATTTCCTGCGTAtatttctgtttattgttttcgttgttttttCTCAAcctttttctgtttctctttaaGGGTCGTGACCCCCACGGCGGAGGTCACGGAGACGTTCTTGGTACCGGCAGTCATGGTAACCCAACGGGTCACGTGACGAGAGACCAGCACGAACCAGCTCACGGTACTGAAGGTCATGACACAGCACATGGTGGTGGTCATGGCGACACCCAGGCAACGAGTCACGGTGAAGGTCACGGCACGTCTCACGACAAAGGCCACGACGCAGGTCACGGTCAAGGTCACGACGCAGGTCACGGCCAAGGTCACGACGCGGGTCATGGCGGGGGTACTGAAGCGGGTCACGGCGGAGGTCACGATGGAGGTCACGGTGGCGGTCACGGCGGAGCTCACGGCGGTGGCCATGGTGACGGTCATGGAGGAGGTCATGATGAAGTTCATGGTGGAGGTCACGGCGGAGGTCACGGAGACGACCACGGCGGAGGTCACGGCGGAGGTCACGGAGACGACCACGGCGGAGGTCACGGCGGAGGTCACGGTGGAGGTCACGGTGGAGGTCATGGTAACGGGCCCCACAGACACGGCGATCACGGGCCGCCTCATCCTGGCTATAATGTAAGTAACTATGAGAAAAATCACACTGAACAtgtttaatgatatacgataccgatacatgtaTGCACAGCCTGGCGATGATCCTACGATTAACTTTCTACTGCTAATATGTTGAATTCACCGTGTGAAACGTTGTTCttgatactctctctctctctctctctctctctctctctctctctctctctctctctctctctctctctctctctctctctctctctctctctctctctctctctctctctctctctctctctctctctctctctctctctcacttactcGTGAGACTTTGAGGAGAAGAATTGTGCACGTGACGCCATTTTTCACGTAATTACGTCTTTTGTAACTTTTTTTGGCTTCTGACGTTAGAGATTTCACTTCGAAAAAGACTAGAGGGTAAACAGAGACGTTCTGTTGGTGGGGTTTTCTTTTCTCCTCGTATCTCCTAAAGCAGAAAAGAAGAtgtcaaaaaacaaataaacacacaaacaaaggaatGTTCAAAAAGATAAAGAACAGCAAGCAAAAAGAAGTCGACAAACAACAGCATCGCAAATAATTATTTTCTAAAAACATAAATAACATCTTGTCAGTTATTTAGAGCAAAGAGATGTATTTCCCCTTCCCCCGTGCATGTATGGGGTAGTGTATAATGTGGACGTGTAGCATTTTACTGCAACGGGCCGGATAAGTGAGTTGTTCTTGTTGACTTTGTCCTGACTGGGCTATCTTGACCTgcaaggaaaacaaaacaatcgcCTGTTTGGGGTCACTTCCCTTGGCTTTGCTCCTACATATCTATATGTCTCTGTCATCCCTCCCCGCtcttccctcccctctctctctctctctctctcgctctctctctctctctctctctctctctctctctctctctctctctctctcttcttctccctcgctctctctctctctctctgtctgtctgtctctctctgtctctgtctctctctctctctctctctttctctctctctctctcttcttctccctcgctctctctctctctttttcgctctctctctttctttctctctttctctctctcactctctctttttccttgctctctctctctctctctctctctctctctttctctctctcttcttctccctcgctctctctctctctctgtctctctctctctttctctctctctctctctctctctctctctctccctcccccaaaccaccacccccccccccccccccaagggcATCGCCCCCACCCGCCTTCCTTCTTTCTAGTCCTTTGTTTAAAACTATAATAAGATGCATTTCTCCTTCACCTGTGGCCTTTTACCCACTACGAACAGTTCATCTTCCTCCCCGCCATCATTCCTTCGCCATCCATCACGCCACACATTTCCTGGCTCTTGAGTAATTGCCCTTTGTTTTACCCCCACGGAACGCTGGGTAATAAACATGGCCGCGGTTCAGAACTGAAGGGAGCAAGGGAGTTAAGTAAGGCATGGAATCATGCCCGAGTTGTCTTTACAAGGGTAGACAACTGGGGAGACGTTGGGAGATCTTTCTTGCGAAAGAGACGTTTTGTTTCCTCGGCCGGAAGTTTGTATTTGTGTTGACCtgtagtggaatgcatgaatggagactatTATAGTTAGCAACTAAACGTAGGTTCGAACTACGCAGTTCGTAACTAAAGATTTAGTCAGTCTGCAATGCATGAGAGCGAACTTGGTCGAGACTACTTAGTTACCAGCTAAAAGAGTAGGTCATAACTTTCAAGTGACGTCACGGGGAATCCCCGTCACTGCGCAGGCGCGGTGAACTCTTCACCTTCGAAAGTGGTAAACAAACCAGCATGGGATTGGGAGCATGGTAACAGTGCGAACTTGAGTGGTTGATCGATGCAATATTATTTTGGCgagcaaacaagacaaacataaGCAGAACGCAAATGTTTCTCTCAGTTCTTCCGCACATTACGAGAGCTAAAACCGCCCGACCGGGGAGATGTACGCAGCATATAGGCTGAGTCAGTGTCGTCGAAGATTTGAGTGATGGCTCAGTCGGTATGTGCTGGGAAAAAGTCCGTGTCCCTCATACTGATTGTGCATTTTAAAGCAAAGCTGGAACTTTGTAACAGACAATGATGTATGGATGTATTTAAGTTTGTGTTTCAATTTATGGGAGCGAAACTGACATTTCTGAACtgaaaaaagtcgtgttttgtgGAGTTTAGAGTTGTCAGTAGAGACCGAGTAATCGTTGAAGAGAAATAATTGCATGGTTCACCGATGGAGAGTTAAACGACCATAAAACCGCACCACAGGTATGTCACGAAGCTGTCTAAGTTCTACActatacaacaaaagaaaattgaatgagggaatcaagacaatagatcaactctctctctttctttctctcagtctctatctctctctctctctctctctctcacacacacaggcatacgcacacactaacacacacacacacacacacacacacacacacacacacacacacactcactctctccctctctctctaaaccgCTAAGAGGGAGGGACAAAGTTGAGAACAAGAGTGCCAGATAAAGGAAGGAATGTAATTTGGAGCGATCattaaacaaattaagaaaCAAGCAAGTTAGCAAGCAAATCCTTGAAAATGTGTGATGTCATACAAAAGGAGCCAACAATGTTTTGGCCTGGTGTTCTACTTACAAAATAAACTAGTAAAAGAATTGTGAGATGTAAAGAGAAAAGATTAACTGGAAACACTACCGAATTACAAGACATCATCAGTGATTTGAATCATGCACTTatgattttcttccttttttccagatcgggtagaatactttatgtcagtgacatatttaaatgattgcaattttgtgctggtctttaacatgaataattagatacaatgaatacattattcaatgagtaggaagtgacaatattttaatgtgtatgatcttgtttgatgaatgccgcaaacactctgagaagttcttctaagcaagcaaagaaacagaGGTAATGAAGTTGGATACTGAGATGACTATATTTTGTAACTTAGACACTCTGTCTATAAGGAAGCTAGCTGTTGCTTGAACATCATTTGAAAATTAATCtgcgccagtttaaatgcattgCTTCGGTATGGTAGAGCTGATCATCAAAATGCATCTCATGTgtgaaattttagctttgatgttgcactgacttcagaagaCTAACCTGTTTCGTGAGTAAAAACTGCAAACATTTCAAGCTGACAAGAACAGAACGATGTTAAAATATAAGATATGATAAGGGAAATGTGAAGGCTAAATtaaacaaagaatgaaattgtaacCCACTCTGTAGAAGTGGCGCGTTTTGCTGCATTGATCATCTTTTATTCTTTCATGTGTTCTTTTGAGTTTCCGACAACATTTGTTGTGTCATTGcgtatgaacgttttaatttaAATGATGATAAACAATGATTGCATATTTTGTGTAAACGATTTCGCTGAACGTCTCAGATGTGGCATGCAGGCTTCACGTGGAATAAAACCATTCCTCCACTTTAACATATACCAGCTGTCAAAAACacgtgtgtttactttgaagtgttggaatgtttgatcaattaatttgtttaacttCTACTGGCATCAATCCGCAAAATGTATTCATTCAAACATTCCAACTTTGCACATGACCCAGTCAGAATGTAAATGTTTGGTATGTATCAAAGTGTATAGATGGCCTAACCTCATGTAAGAGCCCATGCAGATATAAAATAGTAAGCCAAACTTGGCGTTTGCAAGAAGAACGGTGCCTTGAAactgacagcagcaacaacaatttaattatccacaatcacagtgtcactcagcttttcaccccatccaaaccaccagccatcctctcactaaaaaccaaaacaaactccccaaaacacacacacacacacacacattaaaacacagagaatcatgagatttgtttgtttgtttattcatcctgtagaatgtttctttagccactgagccaactataatactcgtcataaaaagtaggcagatccGTTTGAGGGCAAatctttatgatgaggccgtttattaaaaaaaccaaatacaggttgacccaaaaacaatgcaacccacaaCAAGTTAATAACCTACATTtgtggacataaacttcagcctatgcatgacccttctacaaagtgacaattttgaagatcaaataggctgacttttgtgcaattttaaattaagttcccaattttggggatcgactcaacggtacgggttttaaaattgagcggtagccaaacttgCCCGATCTAAGCGCTCAAGATTGTAACATTCGGGGCAATTCGAATCACAAAAGtataccttaatcaacattcagacctgggaatccctgttttggacttggtgtattttgtttttaaatgagcgtactccacatttaaacatgcttcacacgcgtcggTCAATGAGTAtataactgctttcttcaggtcaccgatgatctagggggtgtatactcagacattcagataatataaaagctaaaagtctggagggtttaaattaaGTAAGTATTGATACCGTTCATGGTCAAACTTCGTTTTAGTGAATCGACCGCCGAATttggaatttatttttgaaatagagcacaaaagtcagaccatttgaccagttacatttgatctacaaaatgtccactttgtggaagggtcatgcactGGCTGCGGTTTATGTACCTTAAAaataaagtgattcggtcaacagatgtagaagttattagcattgttTTATGGTTACATTTTTTTGGTTTATCCTGTATATGACTGAAAAAAGCCATTAATTCCCCAAACCTATTCAGAAAGCAGATTGGGTTTATATGACATAGTGTTTATGCAGTGGAacatacaacacagacaccctgcaaaatcaaattcgcaaaatcaatgttcccgcattaaaattgacaaaaaatcagaactgccaaaacaaaacatcttcTGCACGTCAAtagaaaaaacaatcaaatctgcatccaaatcagtcagttttgttcacatatctggtctaacactgacattaaggcatgttgatttgtgtaggtgtcattcctctgagaagctgtaaaaggcagttttagtgggtaatgagacaaaaaccggtacgttttcgtaactcctcaacgcattgccttcaacgttgcggtgatttgtgctaacagtAGTAACACATGTGGGAAAGTTCATACGGATTTtaaagtcatttgagacattagtctgctgttaattgacatgccagaaagagtt is a window from the Littorina saxatilis isolate snail1 linkage group LG10, US_GU_Lsax_2.0, whole genome shotgun sequence genome containing:
- the LOC138978807 gene encoding uncharacterized protein, which encodes MKLSGCLLASLVLHCACAKSISIPGRDPHGGGHGDVLGTGSHGNPTGHVTRDQHEPAHGTEGHDTAHGGGHGDTQATSHGEGHGTSHDKGHDAGHGQGHDAGHGQGHDAGHGGGTEAGHGGGHDGGHGGGHGGAHGGGHGDGHGGGHDEVHGGGHGGGHGDDHGGGHGGGHGDDHGGGHGGGHGGGHGGGHGNGPHRHGDHGPPHPGYNGAGALQSTTILSILAIAVTFIM